One segment of Salvelinus alpinus chromosome 1, SLU_Salpinus.1, whole genome shotgun sequence DNA contains the following:
- the LOC139576121 gene encoding GTPase IMAP family member 7-like, with translation MASGPPQTELRLVLLGRTRAGQSAAGNAILGRQAFFTQTASEPAVTQECEKHRGTIAGRWVSVVVAQDWFCSERPPEEVRHHVSSCVALSAPGPHAFLLCVPVDRPADMELRALEALEKVFGPTAVSGHTLVLFTHTDQMVLGQQLDEYIATRRKDLLELVVMCGDRYHSLERRSRGEKDERKSVEELLEKVEQTVKESGVEFYSCPLYQEAEARVREKQAEIVWQRRGGEELNEEVPSSASPPEQELDDEEMARVREEAERSVHNLNIDTEGIASLSPASSSPSFLSSLWQGLTGWLRRLPKMLRMESLLGSFIGLFVGGPVGRMLGATVGSVATEVGRRKTPKTEKNK, from the exons ATGGCATCAGGTCCCCCACAAACAG AGCTGAGGCTGGTTCTGCTTGGCCGTACAAGAGCAGGACAGAGTGCAGCTGGAAACGCCATACTGGGCCGCCAGGCTTTCTTTACCCAGACTGCCAGTGAGCCAGCTGTCACTCAGGAATGTGAGAAGCACAGAGGAACCATTGCAGGGAGATGG GTATCAGTGGTAGTCGCCCAAGACTGGTTCTGCTCAGAGCGCCCCCCGGAGGAGGTGAGGCACCATGTCTCCTCTTGCGTGGCCCTGTCGGCCCCAGGGCCTCATGCCTTCCTGCTGTGTGTCCCTGTGGACCGGCCGGCTGACATGGAGCTGCGGGCCCTGGAGGCCCTGGAGAAGGTTTTTGGCCCCACTGCAGTCAGTGGACACACCCTGGTCCTcttcacccacacagaccagaTGGTTCTGGGACAACAGCTGGACGAGTACATCGCCACCAGACGCAAAGACCTACTGGAGCTGGTGGTGATGTGTGGAGACCGCTATCACTCtctggagaggaggagtagaggagagaaggatgagaggaagagTGTGGAAGAGCTGCTGGAGAAGGTTGAACAGACTGTAAAAGAGAGCGGGGTGGAGTTCTACAGCTGCCCCCTCTACCAGGAGGCTGAGGCCAGGGTGAGAGAGAAGCAGGCAGAGATAGTGTggcagagaagagggggagaggagcttAATGAAGAGGTGCCCTCCTCAGCCTCACCTCCAGAGCAAGAGTTAGATGATGAAGAGATGGCAAGAGTtagggaggaggcagagaggagtgtGCACAACCTGAACATAGACACAGAGGGTATTGCCTCTCTttctcctgcctcctcctctccctcatttCTCTCGTCCTTGTGGCAGGGGTTGACAGGGTGGCTGAGGAGGCTGCCCAAGATGCTGAGGATGGAGTCTCTGCTGGGGTCTTTCATTGGCCTGTTTGTAGGTGGGCCCGTTGGGCGGATGCTGGGGGCCACTGTGGGCTCAGTAGCCACTGAAGTGGGGAGAAGGAAGACCCCGAAGacagagaaaaataaataa